In Mastigocladopsis repens PCC 10914, a single window of DNA contains:
- the rnc gene encoding ribonuclease III, producing MIKQQSFQNASLLRRALTHRSYVHENPQEGEHNERLEFLGDALLTFLSGEYLYRRHPEKGEDELTRRRSALVDEKQLAKFATEVGLDLRMRLGKGASLEGGYQNPNLLSSTFEAVIAAYYLDNNFDIEAVRGVVEPLFDSVPESIVEFRSNVDSKNRFQEWVQRNITQTPPKYVTVQAGGLSHAPEFIAKVFVADKEYGEGRGRSKKEAEKAAAEDALARVKEQKRM from the coding sequence ATTATTAAACAACAAAGCTTTCAGAATGCTTCTCTTCTACGTCGTGCGCTGACACACCGTTCCTATGTCCATGAGAACCCCCAAGAAGGGGAACACAACGAACGCTTAGAGTTTCTCGGTGATGCTTTGCTGACTTTTTTAAGTGGCGAATATCTCTATCGACGTCACCCGGAAAAGGGCGAAGACGAATTAACTCGTCGGCGTTCCGCGCTGGTAGATGAAAAGCAATTGGCAAAGTTTGCAACTGAGGTTGGCTTAGACTTGAGAATGCGGTTGGGTAAAGGCGCAAGTTTAGAAGGAGGCTACCAAAATCCCAACCTACTGAGTAGCACCTTTGAAGCAGTCATTGCCGCTTACTACCTAGACAACAACTTTGATATTGAAGCAGTTCGTGGTGTTGTGGAACCGCTATTTGATTCTGTCCCTGAAAGTATTGTGGAGTTTCGCTCAAATGTAGACTCTAAAAATCGATTTCAGGAATGGGTGCAACGCAACATCACCCAAACACCACCCAAGTATGTCACAGTTCAAGCAGGTGGTTTATCTCATGCTCCAGAATTCATAGCTAAAGTATTTGTGGCAGATAAAGAGTACGGAGAAGGCAGGGGGCGTAGTAAAAAAGAGGCTGAAAAGGCAGCTGCTGAAGATGCGCTTGCTAGGGTGAAAGAACAAAAAAGGATGTAA
- a CDS encoding YciI family protein — MPKYVMWGTYCEDVLEKRAPYRQAHLDGLAKQKESGVLMTIGPTKDLTKVFGIYEAEDEATVRQLVEADPYWQNGIWTEYSVKEWIQAF; from the coding sequence ATGCCTAAATACGTAATGTGGGGAACTTACTGCGAAGACGTTCTCGAAAAACGCGCCCCTTACCGTCAAGCACATCTAGACGGACTGGCGAAACAGAAAGAATCCGGTGTGTTGATGACTATTGGTCCTACCAAAGATTTAACTAAAGTTTTTGGTATTTACGAAGCCGAAGACGAAGCCACCGTGCGTCAGTTAGTTGAGGCTGACCCCTACTGGCAAAACGGTATCTGGACCGAATACTCTGTCAAAGAGTGGATTCAGGCATTTTGA
- a CDS encoding response regulator has product MNNFGTFTKLRPLSLLRQLSNCSESTCLQVLSNSVYWSIYLEQGKITYATHSVEPFDRLERHLRRLSHHVPNITGEIRVQLRLMFEPDSQSQPVEHPNKTREQSILPPEYQAICWLVSERYLHSTQAALLIQELVKEVLESYLLIEQGTFTLKDSHYRVPIICKLDVEKIGERCQQKLQNWQSLGPQISSPYQRPYLLINIPNSQTTSSGIDPHLTEWMKGFSLRHISVIINQDEIQLARILYPHILNGTILLHEPDPPFDKLPKTFVNLVKNPSYVAEAKTSLVDSAVASSSILSKEDSAISAGNVATHQRQVPISPHKEQAQELTKSNNNNLESETETPTPATSQKIYKVISVDDSPTILKEISRFLEDENFSVVTINDPLKAVMSIIRHKPDLILLDLNMEGIDGYELCRIVRNNSIFKKTPIIMVTGNRGLVDRVKARLVGASGYLTKPFTRADLLKIVFMHLA; this is encoded by the coding sequence ATGAATAATTTTGGCACATTCACAAAACTACGTCCCTTAAGTTTATTGAGACAGCTATCTAATTGTTCTGAAAGTACTTGTTTACAAGTACTGAGCAACTCCGTTTATTGGTCAATATATTTAGAGCAGGGGAAAATAACTTATGCGACTCATTCAGTCGAACCTTTTGACCGACTAGAACGTCATTTGCGTCGCCTGAGTCATCATGTTCCCAATATCACTGGTGAAATTCGTGTCCAATTACGTTTGATGTTTGAACCAGACTCACAAAGTCAGCCAGTAGAACATCCTAACAAGACCAGGGAGCAGTCTATACTCCCTCCTGAGTATCAAGCCATTTGCTGGTTAGTTAGTGAACGATATCTGCATTCTACACAAGCAGCGTTGCTAATTCAAGAATTGGTCAAAGAAGTCTTGGAGTCGTATCTTTTAATCGAACAAGGAACTTTTACACTAAAAGATTCTCATTATCGAGTTCCAATTATTTGCAAGCTTGATGTAGAAAAAATTGGGGAACGCTGCCAACAGAAGTTGCAAAATTGGCAGTCATTAGGTCCCCAAATTTCTTCTCCCTATCAGCGTCCATATTTGTTAATTAACATCCCAAACAGTCAAACAACTTCATCAGGAATAGATCCTCATTTAACTGAATGGATGAAAGGTTTTAGCCTGCGGCACATATCAGTGATTATAAATCAAGACGAAATCCAACTAGCTAGAATATTATACCCTCATATTTTAAATGGTACCATATTATTGCATGAGCCTGATCCACCCTTTGATAAATTACCAAAGACATTTGTAAATTTAGTAAAAAACCCTAGTTATGTCGCTGAAGCCAAAACTAGCTTAGTGGATTCAGCAGTTGCATCAAGCAGTATCCTCTCTAAAGAAGACTCTGCTATCTCTGCGGGGAATGTCGCTACTCATCAGCGACAAGTCCCGATTTCTCCTCATAAAGAACAAGCTCAGGAATTAACAAAATCAAATAATAATAACCTTGAATCTGAGACAGAAACTCCTACTCCTGCTACTTCGCAAAAAATATATAAAGTTATTTCTGTAGATGATAGTCCCACGATTCTCAAAGAAATTAGCCGCTTCTTAGAAGATGAAAATTTTTCTGTAGTCACAATTAACGACCCATTGAAAGCAGTTATGTCGATTATTCGGCACAAACCAGACCTAATTTTACTCGATTTGAACATGGAAGGCATAGATGGTTATGAATTATGCCGAATCGTCCGAAATAACTCAATTTTTAAAAAAACTCCCATAATAATGGTAACAGGAAACAGGGGTCTTGTAGACCGAGTAAAAGCAAGATTGGTGGGAGCCTCCGGATATTTAACTAAGCCTTTTACTCGTGCAGATTTACTCAAAATAGTGTTTATGCATTTGGCTTAA
- the lhgO gene encoding L-2-hydroxyglutarate oxidase, which produces MYDFVIIGGGIVGLSTSMALGKRYPNARILVVEKESNWAFHQTGNNSGVIHSGIYYKPGSFKAKFCRDGCRSMVEFCQEHGIEHEICGKVIVATDEKELPRLENLYKRGLENGIEVKRMTSEEVKEIEPHVSCVGGILVSSTGIVNYKQVCLKYAEIIRQQGGELRLNTKVEKIVTSGNHQVLETNNGTFETRFVINCAGLHSDRIAKMGKVDPKAKIVPFRGEYYELTPEKRYLVKGLIYPVPNPDFPFLGVHFTRMIDSSVHAGPNAVLSLKREGYNKTDFDLRDFTEVMTYPGFWKLAAKHADEGIQEIIRSFSKAAFTRSLQTLIPEVQQEDLVPTHAGVRAQALMNDGKLVDDFLIVQGQNSVHVCNAPSPAATSSIEIGKAIVAQIPEQSHLKAIVSQL; this is translated from the coding sequence ATGTATGACTTCGTAATTATAGGTGGGGGAATCGTTGGTCTTTCCACCAGTATGGCTTTAGGGAAACGCTATCCCAATGCACGCATTCTGGTTGTAGAAAAAGAGAGCAATTGGGCTTTTCACCAAACAGGCAACAATAGTGGTGTGATTCACTCTGGTATTTACTATAAACCGGGGAGTTTTAAAGCTAAATTTTGCCGTGACGGTTGTCGCTCTATGGTAGAATTTTGCCAAGAACATGGAATTGAGCATGAAATTTGCGGCAAAGTTATAGTTGCTACGGATGAAAAAGAGTTACCTCGTTTAGAAAATCTTTACAAGCGAGGTTTGGAAAATGGCATAGAAGTTAAGAGAATGACTTCCGAGGAAGTCAAAGAAATCGAACCTCATGTCAGTTGTGTTGGGGGAATACTCGTCTCTTCTACAGGTATTGTAAATTATAAGCAAGTTTGCCTTAAGTATGCTGAAATCATAAGACAGCAGGGAGGAGAACTGCGTCTTAATACAAAGGTTGAAAAAATAGTAACTAGTGGCAACCATCAGGTATTAGAAACTAACAACGGCACCTTTGAAACGCGCTTTGTTATCAATTGTGCCGGATTGCATAGCGATCGCATTGCCAAAATGGGTAAAGTCGATCCAAAAGCCAAAATTGTTCCTTTCCGGGGAGAATACTACGAACTCACGCCAGAAAAACGCTATCTGGTGAAAGGTTTGATTTACCCAGTTCCCAATCCAGATTTTCCCTTCCTAGGTGTCCACTTTACGCGCATGATTGATAGTAGCGTACACGCTGGACCAAATGCCGTTCTTAGCCTTAAGCGCGAAGGCTACAACAAAACCGACTTTGACTTGCGTGATTTTACAGAAGTCATGACTTATCCTGGTTTCTGGAAACTCGCAGCCAAACACGCTGACGAAGGCATCCAGGAAATCATTCGTTCCTTTAGTAAAGCAGCCTTCACCAGAAGTTTACAGACACTCATTCCCGAAGTCCAACAAGAGGATTTAGTTCCCACCCACGCTGGTGTCCGCGCACAAGCGCTGATGAACGATGGCAAACTAGTGGACGACTTCTTAATTGTTCAAGGTCAAAACTCCGTCCATGTGTGCAATGCACCTTCCCCAGCAGCAACATCTTCCATCGAAATCGGCAAAGCAATTGTCGCCCAAATTCCCGAACAGTCGCATCTTAAAGCCATAGTCAGTCAACTTTAA
- a CDS encoding tetratricopeptide repeat protein — MQVLRSLPNQKISNISLSSSLGRGGEACIYTVPTDAGLVAKVYHKPTPAQARKLEVMLTHPPENPTASLGHISIAWPVELLHAPDGSTQVIGFLMPRIRGMRPIIDFYNPRTRRQHCPLFNYQYLIRTARNLASAFAALHASGYCVGDVNESNILVSDTALVTIVDTDSFQVQDPENGVVYRCHVGKPEFTPPELQNKTFAECDRYFAHDLFGLSVLIFQLLMEGTHPFSGIYQGAGEPPPYEARIAAGHFTYSQNRGIPYIPTPIAPPWEILPLGLQDLFVRCFEDGHNNPQIRPSSQTWLTALADAENSLISCTINPQHRYSNHLDRCPWCERTLRLGGRDPFPSLKAIANKEHLQPRVQPKRRQVQAPRTPQPAIPFTRINRAPVPQNISYYKPPKKRKFYPVVFGLLGVFGALGYLDLMIKFTNRPFVAQSSYVQQNLISLARDKSSKNQNFADYYKKGHASYKVRDYEQAIENFTQAIQKNPKHAKSYINRGNAHYNLKEYEAALADYNHAITINPTEVKAYVNRGNARYMLAEYSSDPDKEYNLAIVDYNGALRLNPNEVEAYIRRGIVRSQIAKYSGDSQYEYKKAITDFNQALNLNASKAEAFFQRGLVRYQVAQYSSDFEQEYKQAIADFNQALNINPRLPKVYLKRGVVRYELAQYGGGKSSQYHKQAVDDLQTAAKISLEQEDMDNYQQALSSICVVVENKCDNFLQTTNVSEHTN, encoded by the coding sequence ATGCAGGTACTACGTTCTCTTCCCAACCAAAAAATTAGTAATATCAGCCTCTCCTCAAGTCTGGGACGAGGCGGTGAAGCGTGTATATACACAGTGCCAACAGATGCTGGTTTAGTAGCCAAGGTTTATCACAAGCCAACACCTGCTCAAGCTCGTAAACTGGAGGTCATGCTTACCCATCCACCGGAAAACCCAACCGCCAGCTTAGGGCATATTTCAATTGCTTGGCCGGTTGAGTTGTTGCACGCGCCAGATGGAAGCACTCAGGTGATAGGCTTTTTGATGCCGCGCATTCGGGGAATGCGTCCAATCATCGACTTTTATAATCCCAGAACCAGGCGCCAGCACTGTCCTTTGTTCAACTATCAGTACTTGATTCGCACTGCTCGCAATCTAGCTTCGGCTTTTGCCGCTTTGCACGCCAGTGGCTACTGTGTCGGCGATGTGAATGAGTCGAATATCCTCGTCAGTGACACGGCATTAGTGACGATAGTAGACACAGATTCGTTCCAGGTACAAGATCCAGAAAATGGAGTTGTTTACCGTTGTCATGTAGGGAAACCAGAATTTACCCCACCAGAACTTCAAAATAAAACTTTTGCTGAGTGCGATCGCTATTTTGCCCACGACTTGTTTGGGTTATCAGTGCTGATATTTCAACTATTGATGGAAGGCACACACCCATTTTCAGGCATTTATCAAGGAGCAGGTGAACCTCCGCCATACGAAGCACGCATTGCAGCAGGGCATTTTACCTACAGTCAAAACCGAGGCATACCCTACATTCCAACACCCATTGCACCTCCATGGGAAATTCTGCCTCTGGGCTTGCAGGATCTGTTTGTACGTTGTTTTGAGGATGGTCACAATAACCCGCAGATTCGCCCTAGCTCTCAAACTTGGCTAACGGCGCTTGCTGATGCCGAAAATTCCCTGATAAGCTGCACTATCAACCCCCAGCATCGCTACAGCAACCACTTGGACAGATGTCCTTGGTGCGAACGTACTTTGCGATTAGGTGGACGTGACCCATTCCCATCTCTAAAGGCAATAGCAAATAAAGAACATTTACAACCGCGAGTACAACCGAAAAGACGCCAAGTTCAAGCTCCTCGCACACCACAACCTGCGATTCCATTTACCCGTATTAATCGCGCTCCCGTACCTCAAAATATTTCCTACTATAAACCTCCTAAGAAGAGGAAATTTTACCCTGTTGTTTTCGGCTTGCTTGGCGTTTTTGGGGCGTTAGGGTATTTGGATTTAATGATTAAATTTACAAATCGCCCCTTTGTCGCCCAAAGCTCTTATGTTCAGCAAAATTTGATTTCTCTGGCTAGGGATAAGAGTAGCAAGAATCAAAATTTTGCTGATTACTACAAGAAAGGTCATGCTTCATACAAAGTGCGAGACTACGAGCAAGCCATTGAAAATTTCACTCAGGCAATACAGAAAAACCCAAAACACGCAAAATCCTATATCAACCGTGGCAATGCTCACTACAACCTGAAAGAGTATGAAGCAGCGCTTGCGGATTACAATCACGCAATTACCATCAATCCCACGGAAGTAAAAGCTTATGTCAATCGGGGTAATGCCCGCTATATGCTTGCTGAATATAGCAGCGATCCAGACAAAGAGTATAACCTAGCAATTGTAGACTATAACGGAGCCTTACGTCTCAATCCGAATGAAGTAGAAGCATACATAAGACGAGGTATTGTTCGCTCTCAAATTGCTAAGTACAGTGGCGATTCTCAATATGAATATAAAAAAGCAATTACTGACTTCAACCAAGCACTGAACCTGAATGCATCAAAGGCAGAAGCATTCTTTCAGCGGGGTCTGGTGCGTTATCAAGTTGCCCAGTATAGCAGCGATTTCGAGCAAGAATACAAACAAGCAATTGCTGATTTTAACCAAGCATTGAATATTAATCCTAGACTCCCAAAAGTCTATCTAAAACGAGGCGTTGTCCGCTACGAACTTGCACAATATGGAGGTGGCAAATCTAGCCAGTACCATAAGCAAGCAGTTGATGATTTGCAGACAGCGGCCAAAATCTCTTTAGAGCAAGAGGATATGGACAATTATCAACAAGCATTAAGCAGCATCTGTGTTGTTGTAGAAAACAAATGCGATAATTTTTTGCAAACAACAAATGTGTCGGAACACACTAACTAA
- the pheT gene encoding phenylalanine--tRNA ligase subunit beta translates to MRISLKWLQELVELKLSPEELAETLTLAGFEVEDIEDRRTWAAGVVVGRVLERQPHPNADKLSVCQVDIGTGETLNIVCGASNVRADIYVPVATVGTYLPNIDLKIKPAKLRGVPSQGMICSLKELGLPSDVDGIHIFPQQNLQLGNDVRPLLGLDDVILDVTATANRADALSMVGIAREVAALTGAKLTLPEPGEVSISQGGFNLALKIADTQACPAYIGTVIDQVKIASSPEWLQQRLRAAGVRPINNVVDITNYVMLEWGQPLHAFDGNRLQSVAGMETYHGTSLQIGVRFANAGETLKTLDGQTRTLSTQNLLITANNKPVALAGVMGGEETEVHDGTQNLVLEAALFDSVAIRRSSRSVGLRSESSGRYERGVNRAELEVSTRRALSLMNELAHGVIVHQEIADSRPDRATWSRSIELRLDRVNEVLGPIDLGEQTGELQGADVERTLTALGCQLTPIDDQRWTVEVPPYRYRDLEREIDLVEEIARLYGYDKFCDTLPDKAEAGYLPVEQDLIRKLRAVLRAEGLTELMHYSLVKPGEDRQIVLANPLFVEYSALRTDLISGLIDAFQYNQEQGNGSLNGFEIGRIFWQEEEGLQEADAIAGIMGGDISSSKWTKSGREQPMTWFEAKGILENVYQQFGLQVEYQPDRRDSRLHPGRTASLWVRGNRLGIFGQLHPQLRQEKGLPDSVYVFQLDLDVLLNSLNEDEILVPQFKPYSTYPAADRDIAFFAPVKVTVAEIEKAITKAAKDLLESVELFDEYRGENVPQGQRSLAFRLIYRSSDRTLTDTEIEPVHNKVRESLVEKFGVTLRS, encoded by the coding sequence ATGCGTATCTCACTAAAGTGGTTGCAAGAACTAGTGGAGTTGAAACTTAGCCCAGAAGAACTAGCAGAAACACTGACATTAGCTGGGTTTGAGGTGGAAGATATTGAAGACCGCCGCACTTGGGCTGCGGGTGTTGTTGTGGGGAGAGTGCTGGAACGCCAACCCCATCCCAACGCTGATAAATTGAGTGTTTGCCAAGTCGATATCGGCACGGGTGAAACTTTAAATATCGTCTGTGGTGCTTCCAATGTCCGGGCAGATATCTACGTGCCGGTGGCAACTGTAGGCACTTACCTACCAAATATCGATTTAAAAATAAAACCCGCGAAACTACGAGGTGTCCCATCACAGGGGATGATTTGTTCCCTCAAGGAACTGGGTTTACCTAGCGATGTAGACGGAATTCATATTTTTCCCCAACAGAACCTGCAACTTGGGAATGATGTACGTCCACTGTTGGGTTTAGATGATGTGATTTTAGATGTCACTGCTACCGCCAACCGTGCTGACGCTTTAAGTATGGTTGGCATAGCGCGCGAAGTAGCAGCCCTGACAGGGGCAAAGCTGACGCTTCCCGAACCTGGTGAAGTCTCAATTTCTCAAGGTGGGTTTAATTTAGCTTTAAAAATTGCCGATACGCAAGCTTGCCCAGCATATATTGGTACAGTGATTGACCAGGTAAAAATTGCATCATCACCTGAGTGGCTGCAACAGCGTCTGCGTGCTGCTGGAGTGCGACCCATAAATAATGTTGTAGATATCACTAACTACGTCATGTTGGAATGGGGACAACCACTGCACGCCTTTGATGGTAACCGTTTACAATCTGTTGCTGGTATGGAGACCTACCATGGTACGTCTCTACAAATTGGTGTCCGCTTCGCCAACGCTGGGGAAACTCTCAAAACCCTGGATGGACAAACTCGCACCTTATCTACCCAAAATTTGTTAATCACCGCCAATAATAAACCTGTTGCCCTGGCTGGAGTCATGGGTGGTGAAGAAACCGAAGTGCATGATGGGACTCAAAACCTGGTATTAGAAGCCGCGCTGTTTGATTCTGTGGCAATTCGCCGTTCTTCCCGAAGCGTGGGATTAAGAAGCGAGTCTTCTGGGAGATACGAACGGGGAGTCAACCGCGCTGAGTTGGAAGTCTCCACGCGCCGTGCTTTGTCACTTATGAACGAACTGGCTCATGGAGTTATAGTACATCAGGAAATTGCTGACTCCCGTCCTGATCGGGCCACTTGGTCACGTTCCATTGAACTGCGTTTAGACCGAGTGAATGAGGTTTTAGGACCAATCGACTTGGGAGAGCAAACAGGGGAACTCCAAGGTGCAGATGTGGAACGTACCCTGACAGCACTAGGATGTCAGCTGACTCCCATAGACGACCAAAGGTGGACGGTTGAGGTACCTCCCTATCGTTATCGCGACTTAGAACGGGAAATAGACTTAGTTGAAGAAATTGCCCGTCTCTACGGCTACGATAAATTTTGCGACACCTTACCCGATAAGGCAGAAGCAGGTTATTTACCTGTTGAACAAGATCTGATACGCAAGTTACGAGCAGTATTGCGAGCAGAAGGATTGACAGAATTAATGCACTATTCCTTGGTAAAACCAGGGGAAGACAGACAAATCGTGCTCGCAAACCCGTTATTTGTCGAATATTCTGCATTACGAACCGACTTGATATCAGGGTTGATTGATGCATTTCAATACAACCAAGAACAGGGGAATGGTTCGCTCAACGGCTTTGAAATTGGGCGAATTTTCTGGCAAGAAGAAGAAGGTTTGCAAGAAGCAGATGCCATTGCTGGCATTATGGGAGGCGATATTTCCTCTAGCAAGTGGACAAAAAGCGGTCGCGAACAACCCATGACCTGGTTTGAAGCCAAAGGTATTTTAGAAAATGTATACCAACAGTTTGGCTTGCAAGTGGAATACCAACCTGATCGCAGAGATTCCCGCTTGCACCCAGGACGCACTGCTTCCCTATGGGTACGGGGTAACAGATTGGGTATCTTTGGGCAACTGCATCCCCAACTACGACAAGAAAAAGGTTTACCAGATTCAGTTTACGTATTCCAGTTGGATCTAGATGTGCTTTTAAATTCTCTAAACGAAGATGAAATCTTAGTACCGCAATTTAAGCCTTACTCTACCTATCCAGCGGCAGATCGAGATATTGCTTTCTTCGCACCTGTGAAGGTGACAGTTGCCGAAATTGAAAAAGCAATTACCAAAGCAGCTAAAGATTTACTGGAGTCTGTGGAATTGTTTGATGAATATCGCGGGGAGAACGTACCCCAAGGACAGCGGAGTCTGGCATTTCGCTTGATTTATCGCTCGAGCGATCGCACTCTCACCGATACCGAAATTGAACCAGTACACAACAAAGTCCGCGAATCCCTAGTGGAGAAATTCGGCGTTACCCTAAGAAGTTAA
- a CDS encoding PP2C family serine/threonine-protein phosphatase yields MNTFKQIPHWRVVAASVCGTSHLKNKQLCQDAHHWQILPDNILVVAAADGAGSASLGKVGAMIAVETAIENISIKDISGRTIADDDAVRSLLIEAMLAAKKAVEEEAVACEKQPSDLASTLIITIATPEVVAVAQIGDGAAVAKDVQGNLIALTMPDSGEYINETVFLTSPTALDSAQLRVWHQAIVNVGVLTDGLQMLAINMTVGVPHKPFFFPLFDFAAKADDKMVAKEQLVRFLRSDRITQRTDDDLTLIIAALSS; encoded by the coding sequence ATGAACACTTTTAAACAGATACCTCACTGGCGGGTCGTAGCCGCATCAGTATGTGGCACGAGCCACTTAAAGAACAAGCAGTTGTGTCAGGATGCTCATCACTGGCAGATTTTGCCAGATAATATTTTAGTTGTTGCAGCAGCAGATGGTGCTGGTTCTGCAAGCCTGGGTAAGGTGGGAGCAATGATTGCTGTGGAAACAGCAATAGAAAACATATCAATCAAAGACATCTCAGGGCGAACCATAGCCGATGATGATGCTGTGCGATCGCTTTTGATTGAGGCAATGCTTGCAGCCAAAAAAGCCGTCGAGGAAGAAGCTGTTGCTTGTGAAAAGCAGCCATCGGATTTAGCAAGCACCTTGATTATTACAATCGCGACACCAGAGGTTGTAGCAGTGGCGCAAATAGGGGATGGTGCAGCGGTGGCGAAGGATGTCCAGGGGAACCTCATAGCACTGACCATGCCTGATAGTGGTGAATACATCAACGAGACAGTTTTTTTGACCTCGCCGACCGCCCTAGATAGCGCACAGTTGAGGGTGTGGCATCAAGCTATAGTTAATGTAGGGGTTCTTACTGATGGACTACAAATGCTTGCCATCAACATGACCGTGGGTGTACCTCATAAACCATTCTTTTTTCCGCTGTTCGACTTTGCGGCAAAAGCTGACGATAAGATGGTGGCAAAAGAGCAGTTAGTGAGGTTTTTACGTTCGGATAGAATAACCCAGCGTACAGATGATGATCTAACACTCATAATTGCTGCCTTAAGCAGTTGA
- a CDS encoding vWA domain-containing protein: MPDTLRLDEVVEFAENPEPRCPCVLLLDTSGSMQGMPIDSLNQGLQSFKEELIQNSLAARRVEVAIVTFDSNVNVVQDFVTADQFSPPILAAQGLTTMGAGIHKALDLIQDRKAQYRANGVAYYRPWVFMITDGEPQGEFEDVIEQAARRLQADEASKRVAFFTVGVENANMTRLSQIAVRTPLKLQGLNFVEMFVWLSASMSAVSHSKVDEQVALPPIGWGSV; the protein is encoded by the coding sequence ATGCCTGATACATTAAGACTTGATGAAGTAGTGGAGTTTGCTGAAAACCCAGAACCCCGTTGTCCTTGTGTACTTTTACTAGATACATCTGGCTCAATGCAAGGTATGCCAATAGATTCGTTGAACCAGGGCTTGCAAAGTTTCAAGGAAGAATTAATTCAAAATTCCTTGGCTGCAAGGAGGGTTGAAGTAGCAATAGTTACTTTTGATAGTAATGTAAATGTAGTACAGGACTTTGTGACTGCTGACCAATTCAGTCCGCCGATATTGGCAGCACAGGGACTGACTACTATGGGTGCTGGAATTCATAAAGCTTTGGATTTGATTCAAGACCGCAAAGCTCAGTATCGCGCCAACGGTGTTGCCTACTATCGTCCTTGGGTCTTCATGATTACTGATGGTGAACCACAAGGCGAGTTTGAAGATGTTATAGAGCAAGCGGCGCGGCGTCTACAAGCGGATGAAGCAAGTAAACGTGTTGCATTTTTTACTGTTGGAGTGGAAAATGCGAACATGACACGTTTGAGTCAAATAGCTGTGCGTACTCCTTTAAAACTCCAAGGACTCAATTTTGTTGAGATGTTTGTTTGGTTGTCAGCTAGTATGTCAGCGGTTTCTCATTCAAAGGTAGACGAACAGGTGGCACTACCACCAATTGGCTGGGGTTCTGTTTAG
- the rfbF gene encoding glucose-1-phosphate cytidylyltransferase, producing the protein MKAVILAGGLGTRLSEETSVRPKPMVEISGKPILWHIMKIYSANGINDFIICCGYKGYVIKEYFANYFLHMSDVTFDMRFNQMNVHAGNAEPWRVTLVDTGDNTMTGGRLKRVREHIGNETFCFTYGDGVSNVNVTELINFHKEQKTLATMTAVQPPGRFGAIVLGQEQTKITSFREKPEGDGAWINGGYFVLEPEVINLITDDTSIWEQTPLEKLAEMEQLSAYKHYGFWQPMDTLRDKNYLEDLWKKGKAPWKVW; encoded by the coding sequence ATGAAAGCAGTGATTTTAGCGGGAGGGCTTGGTACACGCTTAAGTGAAGAAACTAGCGTCAGACCCAAGCCTATGGTGGAGATTAGTGGTAAGCCAATTTTATGGCACATCATGAAGATTTACTCCGCCAACGGCATCAATGACTTCATTATCTGCTGTGGTTACAAAGGTTACGTTATTAAGGAGTATTTTGCCAACTACTTCTTACATATGTCAGACGTCACCTTTGATATGCGATTTAACCAAATGAATGTGCATGCGGGTAACGCAGAACCTTGGCGTGTCACCCTAGTAGATACGGGCGACAATACAATGACCGGCGGACGTTTGAAGCGAGTTAGAGAGCATATTGGCAATGAAACTTTTTGCTTCACTTATGGTGATGGTGTGAGCAATGTCAATGTCACAGAGCTAATTAATTTTCACAAAGAACAAAAGACTTTAGCAACAATGACAGCGGTTCAACCACCAGGACGCTTTGGTGCTATTGTCTTAGGACAAGAACAAACAAAAATCACTAGCTTTCGGGAAAAGCCAGAAGGCGATGGAGCTTGGATTAATGGCGGTTATTTTGTGCTAGAGCCTGAAGTCATCAATTTGATAACTGATGATACCAGTATTTGGGAGCAGACACCATTGGAAAAGCTTGCAGAAATGGAACAGCTATCTGCTTATAAGCATTATGGCTTTTGGCAACCAATGGATACTTTACGTGATAAAAATTACCTTGAGGATCTGTGGAAGAAAGGAAAGGCTCCTTGGAAGGTATGGTGA